From Acidimicrobiales bacterium, one genomic window encodes:
- a CDS encoding amidohydrolase family protein, which yields MVEDPVRGDVFVVPGMNSTVPMGLVAAAGKPAGELTQEGVKFDELHKSGYDATVRLADQDRDGVAAEILYPTVGMVLCGHPDVDYKRACFNAYNRWITEYCAEAPDRLLGCGQTALRTVEEGIGDLEAIKSAGLRGVMMPGNPGTEADYDDPMWDPFWEAAVSLGLPLSFHILTARGGGWRGPRLNSFLSIIRSIQDIMGTLVFGGVFERHPDLRVVCVEADAGWVPHYMYRMDHAYKRHRNWLQPGVALSRLPSEYFAEHIFVTFQDDWTAFSHANDMNWRRLMWANDFPHSDSTWPWSQGMLAEQTAQLTAEQTRAILSGNVAELYGIDVTALQPTAG from the coding sequence ATGGTCGAGGATCCGGTACGAGGCGACGTGTTCGTGGTGCCCGGCATGAACTCGACGGTGCCGATGGGGCTGGTCGCCGCGGCCGGCAAGCCGGCAGGGGAACTGACCCAGGAGGGTGTCAAGTTCGACGAGCTCCACAAGTCCGGTTACGACGCGACCGTGCGGCTCGCCGACCAGGACCGCGATGGGGTCGCTGCGGAGATCCTGTACCCGACGGTGGGGATGGTGCTGTGTGGCCATCCGGACGTCGACTACAAGCGAGCGTGCTTCAACGCCTACAACCGGTGGATAACTGAGTACTGCGCCGAAGCTCCGGATCGGCTCCTCGGGTGCGGTCAGACCGCGCTGCGCACTGTGGAGGAAGGGATCGGCGATCTCGAGGCGATCAAGTCGGCCGGTCTGCGTGGTGTGATGATGCCGGGGAATCCCGGCACGGAGGCGGACTACGACGACCCGATGTGGGACCCGTTCTGGGAGGCGGCGGTGTCGCTTGGGTTGCCGCTCAGTTTCCACATCCTCACCGCCCGTGGGGGTGGTTGGCGAGGGCCCCGGTTGAACAGCTTCCTGTCGATCATCCGTAGCATCCAGGACATCATGGGCACCCTGGTGTTCGGCGGTGTGTTCGAGCGTCATCCCGATCTTCGGGTCGTCTGCGTCGAGGCCGATGCTGGCTGGGTGCCTCACTACATGTATCGGATGGACCACGCCTACAAGCGGCACCGCAACTGGCTCCAGCCCGGGGTGGCCCTCAGCAGGTTGCCGTCGGAGTACTTCGCGGAGCACATCTTCGTCACCTTTCAGGACGACTGGACGGCCTTCTCGCACGCCAACGACATGAACTGGCGACGGTTGATGTGGGCCAACGACTTCCCGCACTCCGACTCGACCTGGCCGTGGTCGCAGGGCATGCTCGCCGAACAGACGGCGCAGCTGACCGCGGAGCAGACGCGGGCGATCCTCTCGGGCAATGTCGCCGAGCTGTACGGCATCGACGTCACCGCATTGCAGCCGACAGCTGGGTGA
- a CDS encoding enoyl-CoA hydratase-related protein, whose protein sequence is MRQGVRCVSCGRRAAPGRIRAPSAAEMGLVNRLVPSVHVLDEAMQLARRMARNGPLAMRKAKEVVAPADTMESLRAFIDKRSPTSPARDPSAQEAGMRRIVDGVVWGWSSVGADERGSSCRSTFL, encoded by the coding sequence TTGAGACAAGGCGTACGATGTGTATCGTGCGGCCGCCGGGCAGCGCCCGGGCGGATCCGCGCGCCGTCGGCCGCGGAGATGGGTCTCGTCAACCGGCTGGTGCCATCCGTGCACGTGCTGGACGAGGCGATGCAACTCGCCCGACGAATGGCCCGCAACGGGCCGTTGGCGATGCGCAAGGCGAAGGAGGTGGTGGCGCCGGCCGACACCATGGAGAGCCTGCGTGCGTTCATCGACAAACGCAGCCCGACTTCACCGGCACGTGACCCTTCGGCCCAAGAAGCTGGAATGAGACGAATTGTTGACGGTGTCGTATGGGGCTGGAGTAGTGTCGGTGCAGACGAGAGGGGATCTTCATGTCGTTCGACTTTCCTGTGA